One Ahaetulla prasina isolate Xishuangbanna chromosome 17, ASM2864084v1, whole genome shotgun sequence genomic window carries:
- the CRTC2 gene encoding CREB-regulated transcription coactivator 2 isoform X2: MAAAAAAGGSGAAAPGSSSSGGGGGAPPPSPTACSSSSSPAAASSSSAAAAAAAAAASNPRKFSEKIALQKQRQAEETAAFEEVMMELGTTRLQAQKLRLAHSRGPYYGGSLPNVNQIGSGAAEFQGPLHSPLDSARGTRHHGLVERVQRDPRRMISPLRRYVRQIDSSPYSPAYLSPPAEPSWRRTNSDSALHTSVMNPNPQNAYLGPSQAAPPPNRKSGYLDTDMDSKVFLFQVPSIEESLLDDGKQSLKPWDTKKLSSSSARPRSCEVPGIHIFPSPDQPANLPLIPSTLNTGGSLPDLTNLHFPSPLPTPLDPEESPYPSLSGGSSTSNLANTMTHLGISGGMGLGHSYEPPGLCSSMQSSLSNPCLQSSLNAPALRPTPSPLGGQSMPSSLSSPSLSTSLSNPSLPTSLSAHAMPPVPANPRLPPPPHPHHQPPPGFGGPSSSSSSSSSNASSPAASYTPLNASPRRRVPLSPLTLPMAGDARRQHPKQFSPTMSPTLSSITQGVPLDTSKLPADQRLPPYPYNQPGVLLQHSQKSQHPVPAGVPTSPQTRQPSQPPCPYPTHYQPNSMLQHQLNQPLSDFGFGNFDQYGFVDNMGGFAFNSNAFAEDMGALNYSPSDNMGPPVGGGGGHSSNSTAMNDPHLLGRQNLSNCSRHGPIPNIILTGDSPPGISKEIASVLAGMPGFEMDAASLGLDEDLKIEPLSLDGLNMLSDPYVLLTDPSVEDSFRTDRLQ, encoded by the exons atggcggcggcagcggcggcgggggGTTCCGGGGCCGCCGCGCCGGGCTCTTCGTCCTCaggaggcggcggcggggccCCCCCGCCCTCACCCACCGCCTGCTCGTCCTCGTCTTCCCCGGCGgccgcttcttcttcttctgcggcggcggcggcggcggcggcggcggcgtccaACCCGCGCAAGTTCAGCGAGAAGATCGCCCTGCAGAAGCAGCGCCAGGCCGAGGAGACGGCGGCCTTCGAGGAGGTCATGATGGAGCTGGGCACCACccgg TTGCAGGCGCAGAAGTTACGACTGGCGCACAGCCGAGGACCCTACTATGGCGGATCGCTGCCCAACGTCAACCAGATCGGAAGCGGCGCAGCAGAGTTTCAG GGTCCCCTCCATTCTCCGCTGGACTCAGCCCGGGGCACGCGGCATCACGGCCTGGTGGAACGGGTGCAACGGGATCCCCGCCGGATGATCTCACCGCTGCGGCGTTACGTACGACAAAT CGACAGTTCTCCTTACAGTCCGGCGTACTTATCCCCTCCTGCTGAACCTAGCTGGAGAAG AACAAATTCGGACTCCGCCCTACACACCAGCGTCATGAACCCCAACCCGCAAAACGCCTATCTGGGACCCTCCCAGGCGGCCCCCCCTCCCAATCGCAAGAGCG gttaccTAGATACTGATATGGATAGCAAAG TCTTTCTTTTCCAAGTGCCTTCCATCGAAGAGAGCCTCTTGGACGACGGGAAGCAGTCGCTGAAACCTTGGGATACCAAGAAG ctcTCCTCATCTTCCGCCCGTCCCCGTTCCTGCGAGGTGCCTGGAATCCA cATCTTCCCATCCCCCGACCAGCCTGCCAACTTGCCTCTCATCCCGTCTACCCTCAACACAGGAGGGTCCCTGCCGGATCTGACTAACCTGCACTTCCCTTCCCCGTTGCCTACGCCCCTCGACCCGGAAGAGTCGCCCTATCCCAGCCTGAGCGGCGGAAGCAGCACCAGCAACCTGGCCAACACCATGACGCATCTGGGTATCAGCGGCGGGATGGGCCTCGGCCACAGTTACGAACCTCCAG GGCTGTGTTCATCTATGCAGAGCTCCCTCAGTAACCCCTGCCTCCAGTCCTCGCTTAACGCCCCCGCCCTGCGCCCTACGCCCTCCCCCCTCGGCGGCCAATCCATGCCTTCCTCCCTCAGCAGCCCCTCGCTCTCCACCTCGCTCAgcaacccctccctccccacctcgcTCAGTGCCCACGCGATGCCGCCGGTCCCGGCTAACCCCCGGCTGCCCCCGCCGCCTCATCCACACCACCAGCCTCCCCCCGGCTTTGGGGGcccgtcctcctcttcctcctcttcctcctccaacgCTTCGTCCCCGGCCGCCTCCTACACCCCTCTGAATGCTTCCCCCCGGCGGAGGGTCCCCCTCAGCCCCTTGACTCTCCCCATGGCCGGAGATGCGAGACGACAACACCCCAAACAGTTTTCGCCAACTATGTCACCCACATTGTCTTCCATCACCCAG GGGGTTCCGTTGGACACCAGCAAGCTCCCTGCAGACCAGCGGCTTCCGCCCTACCCTTACAACCAGCCAGGTGTGCTCCTTCAGCACAGCCAGAAGTCCCAGCACCCGGTACCCGCAGGTGTCCCTACCTCTCCTCAAACCCGCCAGCCGTCTCAGCCGCCCTGTCCTTACCCGACGCATTACCAGCCTAATTCCATGCTCCAGCACCAGCTCAACCAGCCGTTGAGTGACTTTGGCTTCGGCAAC TTCGACCAGTACGGCTTTGTCGACAACATGGGAGGTTTTGCCTTCAACAGCAATGCTTTTGCGGAAGACATGGGTGCCTTAAATTACTCGCCGAGCGACAACATGGGACCGCCGGTGGGCGGAGGGGGCGGCCACAGTAGCAACAGCACCGCCATGAATGATCCCCACTTACTCGGTCGTCAGAACCTGAGTAATTGCAGCCGTCACGGTCCCATTCCTAACATCATTCTCACAG GGGATTCCCCGCCTGGCATCTCCAAAGAAATCGCCAGTGTCCTGGCGGGCATGCCGGGCTTCGAAATGGACGCAGCTTCCCTGGGTCTGGACGAGGATCTGAAGATTGAGCCGCTGAGCTTGGATGGACTCAATATGCTGAGCGACCCTTACGTCCTGCTGACCGATCCATCTGTCGAAGACTCCTTCCGCACCGACCGGCTCCAGTGA
- the CRTC2 gene encoding CREB-regulated transcription coactivator 2 isoform X1 gives MAAAAAAGGSGAAAPGSSSSGGGGGAPPPSPTACSSSSSPAAASSSSAAAAAAAAAASNPRKFSEKIALQKQRQAEETAAFEEVMMELGTTRLQAQKLRLAHSRGPYYGGSLPNVNQIGSGAAEFQGPLHSPLDSARGTRHHGLVERVQRDPRRMISPLRRYVRQIDSSPYSPAYLSPPAEPSWRRMMPWGNLPVEKERLFRLPASLNRTNSDSALHTSVMNPNPQNAYLGPSQAAPPPNRKSGYLDTDMDSKVFLFQVPSIEESLLDDGKQSLKPWDTKKLSSSSARPRSCEVPGIHIFPSPDQPANLPLIPSTLNTGGSLPDLTNLHFPSPLPTPLDPEESPYPSLSGGSSTSNLANTMTHLGISGGMGLGHSYEPPGLCSSMQSSLSNPCLQSSLNAPALRPTPSPLGGQSMPSSLSSPSLSTSLSNPSLPTSLSAHAMPPVPANPRLPPPPHPHHQPPPGFGGPSSSSSSSSSNASSPAASYTPLNASPRRRVPLSPLTLPMAGDARRQHPKQFSPTMSPTLSSITQGVPLDTSKLPADQRLPPYPYNQPGVLLQHSQKSQHPVPAGVPTSPQTRQPSQPPCPYPTHYQPNSMLQHQLNQPLSDFGFGNFDQYGFVDNMGGFAFNSNAFAEDMGALNYSPSDNMGPPVGGGGGHSSNSTAMNDPHLLGRQNLSNCSRHGPIPNIILTGDSPPGISKEIASVLAGMPGFEMDAASLGLDEDLKIEPLSLDGLNMLSDPYVLLTDPSVEDSFRTDRLQ, from the exons atggcggcggcagcggcggcgggggGTTCCGGGGCCGCCGCGCCGGGCTCTTCGTCCTCaggaggcggcggcggggccCCCCCGCCCTCACCCACCGCCTGCTCGTCCTCGTCTTCCCCGGCGgccgcttcttcttcttctgcggcggcggcggcggcggcggcggcggcgtccaACCCGCGCAAGTTCAGCGAGAAGATCGCCCTGCAGAAGCAGCGCCAGGCCGAGGAGACGGCGGCCTTCGAGGAGGTCATGATGGAGCTGGGCACCACccgg TTGCAGGCGCAGAAGTTACGACTGGCGCACAGCCGAGGACCCTACTATGGCGGATCGCTGCCCAACGTCAACCAGATCGGAAGCGGCGCAGCAGAGTTTCAG GGTCCCCTCCATTCTCCGCTGGACTCAGCCCGGGGCACGCGGCATCACGGCCTGGTGGAACGGGTGCAACGGGATCCCCGCCGGATGATCTCACCGCTGCGGCGTTACGTACGACAAAT CGACAGTTCTCCTTACAGTCCGGCGTACTTATCCCCTCCTGCTGAACCTAGCTGGAGAAG GATGATGCCTTGGGGCAACTTACCTGTGGAGAAAGAACGCTTGTTTAGACTGCCTGCTTCACTCAACAG AACAAATTCGGACTCCGCCCTACACACCAGCGTCATGAACCCCAACCCGCAAAACGCCTATCTGGGACCCTCCCAGGCGGCCCCCCCTCCCAATCGCAAGAGCG gttaccTAGATACTGATATGGATAGCAAAG TCTTTCTTTTCCAAGTGCCTTCCATCGAAGAGAGCCTCTTGGACGACGGGAAGCAGTCGCTGAAACCTTGGGATACCAAGAAG ctcTCCTCATCTTCCGCCCGTCCCCGTTCCTGCGAGGTGCCTGGAATCCA cATCTTCCCATCCCCCGACCAGCCTGCCAACTTGCCTCTCATCCCGTCTACCCTCAACACAGGAGGGTCCCTGCCGGATCTGACTAACCTGCACTTCCCTTCCCCGTTGCCTACGCCCCTCGACCCGGAAGAGTCGCCCTATCCCAGCCTGAGCGGCGGAAGCAGCACCAGCAACCTGGCCAACACCATGACGCATCTGGGTATCAGCGGCGGGATGGGCCTCGGCCACAGTTACGAACCTCCAG GGCTGTGTTCATCTATGCAGAGCTCCCTCAGTAACCCCTGCCTCCAGTCCTCGCTTAACGCCCCCGCCCTGCGCCCTACGCCCTCCCCCCTCGGCGGCCAATCCATGCCTTCCTCCCTCAGCAGCCCCTCGCTCTCCACCTCGCTCAgcaacccctccctccccacctcgcTCAGTGCCCACGCGATGCCGCCGGTCCCGGCTAACCCCCGGCTGCCCCCGCCGCCTCATCCACACCACCAGCCTCCCCCCGGCTTTGGGGGcccgtcctcctcttcctcctcttcctcctccaacgCTTCGTCCCCGGCCGCCTCCTACACCCCTCTGAATGCTTCCCCCCGGCGGAGGGTCCCCCTCAGCCCCTTGACTCTCCCCATGGCCGGAGATGCGAGACGACAACACCCCAAACAGTTTTCGCCAACTATGTCACCCACATTGTCTTCCATCACCCAG GGGGTTCCGTTGGACACCAGCAAGCTCCCTGCAGACCAGCGGCTTCCGCCCTACCCTTACAACCAGCCAGGTGTGCTCCTTCAGCACAGCCAGAAGTCCCAGCACCCGGTACCCGCAGGTGTCCCTACCTCTCCTCAAACCCGCCAGCCGTCTCAGCCGCCCTGTCCTTACCCGACGCATTACCAGCCTAATTCCATGCTCCAGCACCAGCTCAACCAGCCGTTGAGTGACTTTGGCTTCGGCAAC TTCGACCAGTACGGCTTTGTCGACAACATGGGAGGTTTTGCCTTCAACAGCAATGCTTTTGCGGAAGACATGGGTGCCTTAAATTACTCGCCGAGCGACAACATGGGACCGCCGGTGGGCGGAGGGGGCGGCCACAGTAGCAACAGCACCGCCATGAATGATCCCCACTTACTCGGTCGTCAGAACCTGAGTAATTGCAGCCGTCACGGTCCCATTCCTAACATCATTCTCACAG GGGATTCCCCGCCTGGCATCTCCAAAGAAATCGCCAGTGTCCTGGCGGGCATGCCGGGCTTCGAAATGGACGCAGCTTCCCTGGGTCTGGACGAGGATCTGAAGATTGAGCCGCTGAGCTTGGATGGACTCAATATGCTGAGCGACCCTTACGTCCTGCTGACCGATCCATCTGTCGAAGACTCCTTCCGCACCGACCGGCTCCAGTGA
- the LOC131186358 gene encoding protein S100-A6-like: MSCPVDTALCTLIAVFHKYAGKDGKKNSLSKSELKELIQKEMTIGPKLHESEIQGLMEDLDRNKDQEVNFQEYVTFIGALAMIYNEALAS, from the exons ATGTCCTGCCCTGTGGACACAGCCCTCTGCACCTTGATTGCCGTTTTCCACAAATATGCCGGCAAGGACGGCAAAAAGAACAGCCTGAGCAAAAGCGAGCTGAAAGAACTGATCCAGAAAGAGATGACCATCGGCCCG AAATTGCACGAAAGCGAAATCCAAGGGCTGATGGAAGATTTGGACCGCAACAAGGATCAAGAGGTCAATTTCCAGGAATACGTTACCTTCATAGGTGCTTTGGCCATGATTTACAATGAAGCTTTGGCCAGCTAG